The segment aattgattGATCAATCACTCACATACAACTTTCATATAAGGATATTTTGAACCAATTAAATTTAGAAGCAGCTAAACAGGACAGCTATGAATATTTGAAATCTGACAAAATCTTAATTTCATATTTTTTCAACTCATTGGATACAAAAACAATCATACAATTGTATAAAAAATAGCTAAATGGTACAGTTATGAATTGTAAAAATATGATGGAATTAACAGAAAATAATCTTAATCTcatttatttaatgaaataaacAGAAAATAATCTTAATCTCACTTACTTAATTTTGACTGTTGAAGAAACAGATTTTAATCGCAGCAGTTTCAACTTttgaaatataatatattttaatttttaaatattatgaaacacataattgAAAGTTTCAGATAATTTATAAATCACCAACAAATATAAGAAAACAAGTATTTTAacttctgtgtgaccaaaataaaCGAAGCACGGTAGATACTTTCGAAGTTTAAAATCAAGTGTATTATTCTAGAAAGATTATTCAAGATTTAATAGGACACAGTGTACTATTGCTTTGTCGTCTATTTGTCATACTTTGTGTAAAGCTCTATCCATTCTACGCTAATACATACCTTGTCCACAAGATACGTATACTACTACGTTGATGGCGATTTGTAATGGGCATCTTGGAGATCTTTAAACAAAGTTAATGGCGTGGAGATGTCTATGTCATATTTGTTGTAAAGCTCTATCCATTCTACGCAAATGCGTATCTTGTCCGCCAGAGGTAAGCCCTTAACAACATTAAGCACTGCCTTCTCACCCTTATCACGCATCTCAACTCTACGGAGACACAAATCTCTCATAATTGGTAACCAAATCGTGAGGAAAGTATTTCGAGAAGCTCTTGAAACTATAATCTTTCCGTCTCCGATGGCGTTCATAAACCAGATTATAGTGTCCAACACTTTCAAACATTTTCTGACTTGTTGGTATTTGTCAGACAGTACTAGCCCCTTCACATACACTGCAAAATCTAGATCTTCTACTAAAGCGATGTATGCAGCTTTGAGTATGTCTCCGTCAAAACCTTCGATAAATTTGGAGAGCGAGCTTATAGCTGACAAATCTCGATAATGGATGGATGATTTGAACTCTAGGAAAATCTCACGCCTACATAATTCCACAACATCCCGCGGTGTATTTCCCTCCAACATGCCCCCTATATATTCCTCTGCAATTTTTTCCATTCTGACGTCATTTGTAACTTGAAGATGAGAGACCATGTGTTTGATAATCCTTTCCACATATATTAAATGGTTGGAGTCCTCTTTCTCGAGCCTTGCAGCTAGATCTGGTGAAGGTTTCAATCCCAGACAAGAGATCACATCTCCAATTCGGGTTTCTTGCGCAGCACTCCAATGAACTCCTTGCAAATATTGCATGCATTTGTTGATGAGGTCATTAGCCAACAAGTCAGAAGCAATTGTCAGAATAGCCAGGCATTCCTCAACATTGAAGAAATACACATGGTCGCAATACATGAGTTCGAGGCATTTTAAATACTCATCAAAGTTATGATAAGTAGTTACGCTTAGTTCAGTTGATTTACCCGATGACCAGCGCTCGGACATCATGGCTTGAAGAAACTCTGATCTTTTCAGAATCGCAGAATGTAGATAAATTGGATTTCTTTCGTATTTTTCGTCACTTGGGCCCGTCAACCACAATTTCACATCTGCAGAGTTTAGAGCTCCAAATCGAAGCTGAGCTTTTTCCATTGTACAAAGGCAGGAATCCCGACGAAGTTCTCCTGTGTAAATCGCGAGTTCCCGTTTCTTGGATCCCTCTTTTTGTGGTATG is part of the Cryptomeria japonica chromosome 10, Sugi_1.0, whole genome shotgun sequence genome and harbors:
- the LOC131037669 gene encoding uncharacterized protein LOC131037669, which encodes MEKAQLRFGALNSADVKLWLTGPSDEKYERNPIYLHSAILKRSEFLQAMMSERWSSGKSTELSVTTYHNFDEYLKCLELMYCDHVYFFNVEECLAILTIASDLLANDLINKCMQYLQGVHWSAAQETRIGDVISCLGLKPSPDLAARLEKEDSNHLIYVERIIKHMVSHLQVTNDVRMEKIAEEYIGGMLEGNTPRDVVELCRREIFLEFKSSIHYRDLSAISSLSKFIEGFDGDILKAAYIALVEDLDFAVYVKGLVLSDKYQQVRKCLKVLDTIIWFMNAIGDGKIIVSRASRNTFLTIWLPIMRDLCLRRVEMRDKGEKAVLNVVKGLPLADKIRICVEWIELYNKYDIDISTPLTLFKDLQDAHYKSPST